The nucleotide sequence TAGCTGATCCATTGCATCCtcgtctgtgtgtgtgtgtgtgtgtgtgtgccttGCCCTCTACGGTTCTCAACCTGAAGCCTCCACTCGCCTTCCTCTCTACTCCACACACGTCTTCTCAAAAGATATATGTAGCTTTGAGTCCAAGAAAACCCTACGAGCAATGCTAATAGTGGCAGTCCACCCACTGCTGATGGAAACACCTGACGCTTGACCCAAATCAACACTTGTGATTAGGTAGTCACCCGTTTGCGTTGCATGTGGATGCATGATAAGGAAGAGCACTTGCTTGACACCACCGGTCTCTCGTATATAGAGAGGAGGAGATGAGAGAGCAGAGTTCTATTGGGTTCTGAGACAGCTGCTCTCTGCGACGTCAGGGATGCAGTCTCCGACTCCTCCTGcacaggagcagcagcagcagcagcagcatctggTTCTACGAATCAGGAACTCCGCGCATAGCCACAGAGAGAGCGCATCAGAAGAGGAGAGGGAAGATGAGGAAGCATCAAGAACAGCCCTGTCGACCTTCCGGGCCAAGGAAGAAGAGATTGAGAGGAAGAAGATGGAGGTCAGGGAGAAGGTGTTCGCCCAGTTGGGCCGCGTGGAAGAGGAAAGCAAACGACTGGCCGTGATCCAAAAGGTACGTCTTTGACTCACTCCACTGGTTCGATTCGATTCGATTCATTCACGCCATCTTCACGCTTCTTCGCACGCCAGGAACTTGAAGCGATAGCGGATCCAACGAGGAAGGAGGTGTCAGCCATACGCAAGAAGATAGACGCTGTCAACCGCGAACTGAAGCCTCTCGGCCACAACTGCCTCAAGAAGGTAAAGACATCGAACGACTGCTGACCTTCAGATCATCGAACCATCGCCATGGTTCCTTAACTTGCATGCGTTGATGAAGGAGAAGGAGTACAAGGAAGCTCTTGAAGCCTTTAATGGGAAGAACAGGGAGAAGGCGCAACTGGTGAACAGACTGATAGAGGTCGGCGCTCGGAACTCGAAGCATTTTGGATTTGAGTTTTGATTGACTGATTGGTTAGATGTGGTGTTAGCAGTTGGTCAGCGAGAGCGAGAGGTTGAGGATGAAGAAGCTGGAGGAGCTGGGCAAGACGGTGGACTCTCTTCGATGACCCATGGATTGCTCGTTGCAGTGCTTGGATCTCCCATGGCGGACTTGAATTGGTTCTCCTCATTCTCTTCTTTAGATTGTGTGATTTGGCACGCTTTGATGAGTGTAATAAGCTGATTGAGATCTTGAAATCACTTCTCAAGTGTCTTTAAAGTTGATGGTGGGATGtggaaacattaaaaaaaaaatttctttttccgaagacgataataataaaaaaaaagaaaaggaaagatctCTGCTCATTCAAAAACAAAATCAGCTAACCAATGCACATATTTATTCATGGATATCGTACATAAATatttcactctttgatatcagatttataggcttagaagtttcaaatttaaCATAGTCGATCATCGaaagtgacaaccaaccttacgatgactattaagtatcgatagagatCATCCGCTcccgatgtcatgagagaaatatctcatatatttttgcttaggcaaatccc is from Musa acuminata AAA Group cultivar baxijiao chromosome BXJ3-8, Cavendish_Baxijiao_AAA, whole genome shotgun sequence and encodes:
- the LOC135644393 gene encoding uncharacterized protein LOC135644393 isoform X2; translated protein: MQSPTPPAQEQQQQQQHLVLRIRNSAHSHRESASEEEREDEEASRTALSTFRAKEEEIERKKMEVREKVFAQLGRVEEESKRLAVIQKELEAIADPTRKEVSAIRKKIDAVNRELKPLGHNCLKKEYKEALEAFNGKNREKAQLVNRLIELVSESERLRMKKLEELGKTVDSLR
- the LOC135644393 gene encoding uncharacterized protein LOC135644393 isoform X1, producing MQSPTPPAQEQQQQQQHLVLRIRNSAHSHRESASEEEREDEEASRTALSTFRAKEEEIERKKMEVREKVFAQLGRVEEESKRLAVIQKELEAIADPTRKEVSAIRKKIDAVNRELKPLGHNCLKKEKEYKEALEAFNGKNREKAQLVNRLIELVSESERLRMKKLEELGKTVDSLR